The following coding sequences lie in one Mesorhizobium sp. DCY119 genomic window:
- the livM gene encoding high-affinity branched-chain amino acid ABC transporter permease LivM, which yields MVQTVSTSREEVANPFPQAIREALYAGAISFGLFVLFIGLKSDQNIRNELILVQRWGLLAVVVALVMIGRFVTVAYIRPFVANQKIANIATGLFPDSAATRFFRLPYFIAAVVIAVLLLLFSGTLAGSLSPQSAAYVGLLRGLAIIYALASVLFYFRSFILAHFSLLSVILLVLYPVAMVLMFGFQGSLKWVDNFGIQILIYVMLAWGLNIVVGLAGLLDLGYVAFYAVGAYSYALLGTHFGWSFWILLPAAGLMAAFWGVILGFPVLRLRGDYLAIVTLAFGEIIRLVLINWREVTNGSAGISGIPKVSFFGLFSFNVSDPNYIAKVFNIAQSGAYYKIFLYYLILALALLTAFVTIRLRRMPVGRAWEALREDEIACRSLGINTTTTKLTAFATGAMFGGFAGSFFAARQGFVSPESFVFLESAIILAIVVLGGMGSLTGIAIAALVMIGGTEILREMQFLKAIFGDGFTPELYRMLLFGCAMVIVMLWKPRGFVGSREPTAFLHERKSVSASFTKEGHG from the coding sequence ATGGTTCAAACCGTCTCCACCAGCCGGGAAGAGGTGGCAAACCCCTTCCCGCAGGCTATCCGTGAAGCGCTCTATGCCGGCGCGATCTCCTTTGGCCTGTTCGTACTGTTCATCGGCCTCAAGAGCGACCAGAACATCCGCAACGAGCTGATCCTGGTCCAGCGCTGGGGCCTGCTCGCCGTCGTCGTGGCGCTCGTCATGATCGGGCGCTTCGTCACCGTCGCCTATATCCGCCCGTTCGTAGCGAACCAAAAGATCGCCAACATCGCGACCGGCCTGTTTCCCGACAGCGCTGCGACACGCTTCTTCAGGCTGCCCTATTTCATCGCAGCTGTCGTCATTGCCGTCCTTCTGCTGCTCTTCAGCGGCACGCTGGCAGGCTCTCTCAGCCCGCAGTCGGCCGCCTATGTCGGTCTGCTGCGCGGCCTTGCGATCATCTATGCGCTGGCGTCGGTGCTGTTCTATTTCCGCAGCTTCATCCTGGCCCATTTTTCGCTGCTGTCGGTCATCCTCCTGGTGCTTTACCCGGTCGCCATGGTGCTTATGTTCGGCTTCCAGGGTTCGCTCAAATGGGTGGACAATTTCGGCATCCAGATCCTGATCTATGTGATGCTGGCATGGGGCCTCAACATCGTCGTCGGCCTCGCCGGCCTGCTCGATCTTGGTTACGTCGCTTTCTATGCGGTCGGTGCCTATTCCTACGCGCTGCTCGGCACGCATTTCGGCTGGTCGTTCTGGATATTGCTGCCCGCAGCCGGCCTGATGGCCGCTTTCTGGGGCGTCATCCTCGGCTTTCCGGTGCTACGCCTGCGCGGCGACTATCTGGCGATCGTCACACTGGCCTTCGGCGAGATCATCCGCCTCGTGCTGATCAACTGGCGTGAAGTTACCAACGGGTCGGCCGGCATCTCCGGCATTCCCAAGGTCAGCTTCTTCGGCCTGTTCTCGTTCAACGTCAGCGATCCGAATTACATCGCCAAGGTCTTCAACATCGCCCAGTCCGGCGCCTACTATAAGATCTTCCTCTATTACCTGATCCTGGCGCTGGCGCTGCTCACGGCATTCGTCACCATCAGGCTGCGGCGCATGCCGGTCGGTCGTGCATGGGAAGCGCTGCGCGAAGACGAGATCGCCTGCCGCTCGCTCGGCATCAACACCACCACCACCAAGCTCACCGCCTTTGCCACCGGCGCGATGTTCGGCGGCTTTGCCGGCTCGTTCTTCGCGGCGCGGCAAGGCTTCGTCAGCCCGGAATCCTTCGTGTTCCTGGAATCGGCGATCATCCTTGCCATCGTCGTCCTTGGCGGCATGGGCTCGCTTACCGGCATCGCCATCGCGGCGCTGGTGATGATCGGCGGCACCGAGATCCTGCGCGAGATGCAGTTCCTGAAGGCGATCTTCGGCGACGGCTTCACGCCGGAACTCTACCGCATGCTGCTGTTCGGCTGCGCCATGGTGATCGTCATGCTGTGGAAGCCGCGCGGCTTCGTCGGCAGCCGGGAACCCACCGCATTCCTGCATGAACGAAAATCCGTTTCAGCGTCCTTCACCAAGGAAGGGCACGGCTGA
- a CDS encoding 4-hydroxyproline epimerase, giving the protein MARHSFFCIDGHTCGNPVRLVAGGGPQLQGSTMMERRAHFLAEYDWIRTGLMFEPRGHDVMSGSILYPPTREDCDVAILFIETSGCLPMCGHGTIGTVTMAIEHGLVKPKTPGTLRLDTPAGLVIAEYKQVGEYVEEVRITNVPSFLYAEGLTVECPVLGEIKVDVAYGGNFYAIVEPQDNYREMADHSAGDLIAWSPVVRQRLNEKYTFVHPENPGINRLSHMLWTGAPKHEEADARNAVFYGDKAIDRSPCGTGTSARMAQLHAKGRLKTGDDFIHESIIGSLFKGRVESETKVAGKTAIIPSIGGWARMTGLNTIFIDDRDPFAHGFVVT; this is encoded by the coding sequence ATGGCTCGGCATTCCTTCTTCTGCATCGACGGTCACACCTGCGGCAATCCGGTCCGGCTCGTCGCCGGGGGCGGGCCGCAGCTTCAGGGCTCGACCATGATGGAGCGGCGCGCGCATTTCCTGGCCGAATATGACTGGATCCGCACCGGGCTGATGTTCGAGCCGCGCGGCCATGATGTCATGTCCGGCTCGATCCTCTATCCGCCGACGCGCGAGGATTGCGACGTCGCCATCCTGTTCATCGAGACGTCGGGCTGCCTGCCGATGTGCGGCCACGGCACCATCGGCACGGTGACGATGGCGATCGAGCATGGGCTGGTGAAGCCGAAAACGCCGGGCACATTGCGCCTCGATACGCCGGCCGGGCTGGTGATTGCCGAATACAAACAGGTCGGCGAATATGTCGAGGAAGTGCGCATCACCAACGTCCCGTCCTTCCTCTATGCGGAGGGGCTGACGGTGGAGTGCCCGGTGCTTGGCGAGATCAAGGTCGATGTCGCCTATGGCGGTAATTTCTACGCCATCGTCGAGCCGCAGGACAATTACCGCGAAATGGCCGATCATTCGGCCGGCGACCTGATCGCATGGAGCCCTGTGGTGCGGCAGCGGCTGAACGAGAAATACACCTTCGTGCATCCGGAAAATCCCGGCATCAACCGGCTGTCGCACATGCTGTGGACCGGCGCGCCGAAACACGAGGAAGCGGATGCGCGCAATGCCGTCTTCTACGGTGACAAGGCGATAGACCGCTCGCCTTGCGGCACCGGCACCTCGGCGCGCATGGCGCAGCTTCACGCCAAGGGCAGGCTGAAGACCGGCGACGACTTCATCCATGAATCGATCATCGGCTCCCTGTTCAAGGGCCGGGTCGAAAGCGAAACGAAAGTGGCGGGAAAGACCGCCATCATTCCATCCATCGGCGGGTGGGCGCGGATGACGGGATTGAATACAATCTTCATCGATGATCGCGATCCCTTCGCGCATGGCTTCGTCGTCACATGA
- a CDS encoding ABC transporter ATP-binding protein: MTGKTLLKVEGVETYYGNIRALNGVNVSVNEGEIVALIGANGAGKSTLMMTIFGSPRARAGKITFAGTDITEMPTHEIARLRIAQSPEGRRIFPRMTVLENLQMGASLDNLKHYDEDAEKVFTLFPRLKERIGQRGGTLSGGEQQMLSIARALMARPKLLLLDEPSLGLAPLIVKQIFDAIRVLNKTQGLTVFLVEQNAFGALKLATRGYVMVNGNVTMSGTGKELLANPEVRAAYLEGGRH; this comes from the coding sequence ATGACCGGCAAGACCCTGCTCAAGGTCGAAGGCGTCGAGACCTATTACGGCAATATCCGCGCGCTCAACGGCGTCAACGTGTCGGTCAATGAGGGCGAGATCGTTGCCCTGATCGGCGCCAACGGCGCCGGCAAGTCGACGCTGATGATGACCATCTTCGGTTCGCCGCGTGCGCGCGCCGGCAAGATCACGTTTGCCGGAACCGACATCACCGAAATGCCGACGCATGAGATCGCGCGGCTGAGGATTGCGCAGTCGCCGGAAGGACGCCGCATCTTTCCGCGCATGACGGTGCTGGAAAATCTTCAGATGGGCGCGAGCCTCGACAATCTGAAGCACTACGACGAGGACGCCGAAAAGGTGTTCACGCTGTTTCCGCGCCTCAAGGAACGCATCGGCCAGCGCGGTGGCACGCTGTCGGGCGGCGAGCAGCAGATGCTGTCGATCGCGCGTGCGCTGATGGCGCGACCGAAGCTGCTGCTTCTGGACGAGCCGTCGCTGGGTCTGGCGCCGCTGATCGTCAAGCAGATCTTCGACGCCATCCGCGTGCTCAACAAGACGCAGGGGCTGACGGTGTTCCTGGTCGAGCAGAATGCGTTCGGCGCGCTGAAGCTGGCTACGCGCGGCTATGTGATGGTCAACGGCAATGTGACGATGAGCGGCACGGGCAAGGAACTGCTCGCCAATCCGGAAGTGCGCGCGGCCTATCTGGAAGGCGGGCGTCATTAG
- a CDS encoding DUF6867 family protein, with amino-acid sequence MQGILYEEPSIWQFFFVTCLLGGWAAWMTGRACAQTWRNYVALVFYLLLLGIAIRFIHHALFNGTMFSLQYYIVDTIILLVLGSIGFRYTRTNQMVTQYNWLYERASLLSWKPKG; translated from the coding sequence ATGCAGGGCATTCTTTATGAAGAACCCTCGATATGGCAGTTCTTCTTCGTCACCTGCCTGCTTGGCGGGTGGGCGGCCTGGATGACGGGGCGCGCCTGCGCGCAGACCTGGCGCAACTACGTGGCGCTGGTGTTTTATCTGCTGCTGCTCGGCATCGCGATCCGCTTCATCCATCATGCGCTGTTCAACGGCACGATGTTTTCGCTGCAATACTACATCGTCGACACGATCATCCTTCTGGTCCTGGGATCGATCGGCTTTCGATACACGCGCACCAACCAGATGGTGACGCAATATAATTGGCTCTACGAGAGAGCTTCACTGTTGAGCTGGAAGCCGAAAGGTTGA
- a CDS encoding ATP-binding cassette domain-containing protein, translated as MSKPILSVEHLSMKFGGLVAIGDLSFEAKRGEITALIGPNGAGKTTVFNCITGFYKPSEGMIRLSGHDGKEFLLERMPDFRITAQAKVARTFQNIRLFSGMTLLENLLVAQHNKLMRASGYTVLGLLGIGGYRKASAESVDLAKFWLEKADLIDRADDPAGDLPYGAQRRLEIARAMCTGPELLCLDEPAAGLNPKESLALNALLNDIKDNTGTSILLIEHDMSVVMQISDHVVVLEYGRKISDGNPESVRNDPRVIAAYLGVDDEEVEDVLIAVGDDHVIEQLDVGPDSAHGPGSSSSMLAGPVSDTIGHSEGERVTVADGASKASQVDARAARAASAPAASAAVPAAAPKAAPAKPAAKKPAAKPVEAKPASAVVKAKPEAKAATPKAAAVSGAAAKPAKPTASPKPVAAAKPATTAKATPKPAAASAGKASAKSAAPAKAPAKPAAKAVAPAKAAPKPAAKAVAPAKAVTSKPVKAAPKPASAKPAAKAPAAPKAAGVSNRLAAPRGNRADNLTRIKGIGLVNEKKLNEHGIFHFDQIAAWKKADVVAAEAYLAFDGRIAREEWVKQAALLDKGKETEFSKRVDAGKVATSHPSQKPKSAAPKAAKSGERK; from the coding sequence ATGAGCAAACCGATCCTTTCGGTCGAGCATCTTTCGATGAAGTTCGGCGGGCTGGTCGCCATCGGCGACCTGTCCTTCGAGGCCAAGCGCGGCGAGATCACCGCGCTGATCGGGCCGAACGGTGCGGGCAAGACCACGGTGTTCAACTGCATCACCGGCTTTTACAAGCCGTCGGAAGGCATGATCCGGCTTAGCGGGCATGACGGCAAGGAGTTCCTGCTGGAGCGCATGCCGGATTTCCGCATCACGGCGCAGGCCAAGGTGGCGCGCACCTTCCAGAACATCCGCCTGTTTTCGGGCATGACGCTGCTGGAAAACCTGCTCGTCGCCCAGCATAACAAGCTGATGCGGGCCTCGGGCTACACGGTGCTCGGCCTGCTCGGCATCGGCGGCTACCGCAAGGCTTCGGCCGAATCCGTCGACCTGGCGAAGTTCTGGCTCGAAAAGGCCGACCTGATCGACCGCGCCGACGATCCGGCCGGCGATCTGCCCTACGGCGCGCAGCGGCGCCTGGAGATTGCACGCGCCATGTGCACCGGGCCTGAGCTCCTGTGCCTGGATGAGCCTGCAGCCGGTCTCAATCCCAAGGAATCGCTGGCGCTGAATGCGCTGCTCAATGACATCAAGGACAATACCGGCACCTCGATCCTTCTGATCGAGCACGACATGTCGGTGGTCATGCAGATTTCCGACCATGTCGTGGTTCTGGAGTATGGCCGCAAGATTTCCGACGGCAATCCGGAGTCGGTCCGCAACGACCCGCGCGTCATCGCCGCCTATCTCGGCGTCGATGACGAGGAGGTCGAGGACGTCCTGATAGCGGTCGGCGACGATCACGTCATCGAGCAGCTGGATGTCGGTCCGGACTCGGCGCATGGCCCCGGCTCGTCCTCTTCCATGCTCGCCGGGCCGGTAAGCGACACGATCGGCCACAGCGAAGGCGAGCGCGTCACGGTGGCTGACGGCGCGTCGAAGGCTTCGCAGGTCGATGCCCGGGCAGCCAGAGCCGCATCTGCGCCCGCCGCGTCGGCCGCTGTGCCGGCAGCGGCGCCGAAGGCTGCTCCGGCCAAGCCGGCTGCCAAAAAGCCTGCTGCGAAGCCGGTTGAGGCAAAACCTGCTTCCGCTGTGGTAAAGGCAAAGCCCGAAGCAAAGGCAGCAACGCCGAAAGCTGCTGCGGTATCTGGTGCGGCGGCGAAACCGGCAAAGCCCACTGCTTCACCCAAGCCGGTGGCGGCAGCGAAACCTGCTACGACGGCGAAAGCTACACCGAAGCCGGCAGCTGCTTCCGCTGGCAAAGCCTCGGCCAAGAGCGCCGCTCCCGCCAAGGCACCAGCCAAGCCTGCGGCCAAGGCTGTTGCACCGGCCAAGGCAGCGCCTAAACCTGCGGCCAAGGCCGTTGCTCCAGCCAAGGCCGTCACCAGCAAGCCCGTGAAGGCTGCGCCCAAGCCGGCCAGCGCGAAGCCAGCTGCGAAAGCTCCGGCTGCGCCCAAGGCTGCCGGTGTTTCCAACCGGCTCGCAGCGCCACGCGGCAACAGGGCCGACAATCTGACCCGCATCAAGGGCATCGGCCTCGTCAACGAGAAGAAGCTCAACGAGCACGGCATCTTCCATTTCGACCAGATCGCGGCGTGGAAGAAGGCGGATGTGGTTGCGGCGGAAGCCTATCTCGCTTTCGACGGGCGCATAGCGCGTGAGGAATGGGTGAAGCAGGCAGCGTTGCTCGACAAGGGCAAGGAGACCGAGTTCTCGAAGCGCGTCGACGCCGGCAAGGTCGCGACCAGTCATCCTTCGCAGAAGCCCAAAAGTGCCGCGCCGAAAGCGGCCAAGAGCGGGGAGCGTAAATAA
- a CDS encoding branched-chain amino acid ABC transporter permease LivH (LivHMGF is the membrane component of the LIV-I/LS branched-chain amino acid transporter), producing MQYFIQQLINGLTLGSIYGLIAIGYTMVYGIIGMINFAHGDIFMVGAFTALIVFLILVGLFYSVPVVVALLIMMIVAMLLTSLYNWTIEKVAYRPLRGSFRLAPLITAIGMSIALSNFVQVTQGPRNKPIPPMVSQVYTIEGISVSLKQIIIVVVTAALLAIFWYLVNKTSLGRAQRACEQDRKMAALLGIDVDRTISITFIMGACLAAVAGTLFLMYYGVVVFSDGFVPGVKAFTAAVLGGIGSIPGAVLGGLMIGFIESMWSAYFSIDYKDVAAFSILAIVLIFLPSGILGRPEVEKV from the coding sequence ATGCAATATTTTATCCAGCAGCTTATCAACGGGCTGACGCTGGGATCGATCTATGGGCTGATCGCAATCGGCTACACGATGGTCTACGGCATCATCGGCATGATCAACTTCGCCCACGGCGATATCTTCATGGTCGGCGCGTTCACCGCGCTCATCGTCTTCCTCATCCTGGTCGGGCTGTTCTATTCGGTGCCGGTGGTCGTGGCGCTGCTGATCATGATGATCGTGGCGATGCTGCTCACCAGCCTTTACAACTGGACGATCGAAAAGGTCGCCTACAGGCCCTTGCGCGGCTCCTTCCGGCTCGCACCGCTGATCACTGCCATCGGCATGTCGATCGCGCTGTCGAACTTCGTGCAGGTCACGCAGGGGCCGCGCAACAAGCCGATCCCGCCGATGGTCAGCCAAGTCTACACGATCGAGGGCATCAGCGTGTCGCTGAAGCAGATCATCATCGTGGTGGTGACCGCGGCCCTGCTGGCGATCTTCTGGTATCTGGTCAACAAGACTTCGCTGGGCCGCGCGCAGCGAGCCTGCGAGCAGGACCGCAAGATGGCAGCGCTCCTCGGCATCGACGTCGACCGGACCATCTCCATCACCTTCATCATGGGCGCCTGCCTTGCGGCTGTCGCGGGCACGCTGTTCCTGATGTATTACGGCGTCGTGGTCTTCTCCGATGGCTTCGTGCCCGGGGTGAAAGCCTTCACCGCAGCCGTTCTCGGCGGCATCGGCTCCATACCGGGCGCCGTGCTTGGCGGGCTGATGATCGGCTTCATCGAATCGATGTGGTCGGCCTATTTCTCCATCGACTACAAGGACGTGGCGGCCTTCTCCATCCTGGCGATCGTGCTGATCTTCCTGCCATCCGGCATTCTTGGCCGGCCAGAAGTGGAAAAGGTCTGA